The following are encoded together in the Drosophila sechellia strain sech25 chromosome 3R, ASM438219v1, whole genome shotgun sequence genome:
- the LOC116801622 gene encoding uncharacterized protein LOC116801622 yields the protein MPRVSARKRRANHNESSEEEEGHPDDSSTSEVGSPIPTLNNENSLLTILESQNRHFSELLKQVQHSQRESRESFAVVLPRFNPERAGSDAQSWCSTVDYILSENQLEGSTLVMTLSKSLEGSASHWLSQTCFPGISWPQFRELFLQHFAGTETLAAAVMNLLNGRPAEGECLSLNGSRMVTSLMAKWKTLSVEQIAVSITLAHAAGIDRRLQRLVFTSDINTRNELHQELKAYSFDARPSHLPNDGTLDPPGKRAKPYFKCHNCGKPGHKKADCRSKTVAVHVQQPDKQP from the coding sequence ATGCCTCGCGTAAGCGCCAGAAAACGTCGCGCGAACCATAACGAGAGtagtgaagaggaagaagggcATCCTGATGACTCttcgacatcagaagtgggatcgccTATACCTACTTTGAACAATGAAAATAGTTTGCTGACAATTTTGGAGTCGCAAAATCGCCATTTTTCCGAACTTTTGAAACAAGTGCAACACTCACAAAGAGAGTCAAGAGAATCGTTTGCTGTGGTATTGCCCAGGTTTAATCCTGAACGTGCGGGATCAGATGCGCAATCCTGGTGTTCAACGGTGGACTACATCTTGTCCGAAAACCAACTGGAAGGCAGCACTCTTGTGATGACCCTTAGCAAATCACTGGAAGGAAGCGCGTCTCATTGGCTTTCACAGACTTGCTTTCCTGGTATATCATGGCCACAGTTCCGAGAATTGtttttgcaacattttgcgGGAACAGAAACATTAGCGGCAGCAGTTATGAATCTGCTAAATGGACGCCCTGCGGAAGGCGAGTGCCTGTCGTTAAACGGAAGCCGAATGGTTACTTCGCTTATGGCCAAATGGAAGACGCTGAGCGTGGAGCAAATCGCAGTCTCCATTACACTGGCGCATGCAGCTGGAATTGACAGGCGTTTGCAGCGTTTAGTTTTCACTTCCGATATCAACACTCGGAACGAGCTGCACCAAGAACTAAAGGCCTATTCATTCGACGCTAGACCGAGCCACCTTCCAAACGATGGTACATTAGATCCGCCAGGAAAACGAGCTAAGCCCTACTTCAAGTGTCACAACTGCGGAAAGCCTGGTCATAAAAAGGCGGATTGTCGATCAAAAACAGTGGCAGTGCACGTTCAGCAACCCGACAAGCAACCATAA
- the LOC6620523 gene encoding poly [ADP-ribose] polymerase isoform X4 produces the protein MDIELPYLAEYARTGRATCKGCKSSISKDTLRIAVMVQSAFHDAKVPNWFHKTCFFKNQRPSSVGDIQNIGNLRFADQKELTDLVENIQEVISAQFGKKRPKAFDLALKDYGIEYAKSSRSTCRGCEQKISKDLVRLRKTVYDTEVGMKYGGQPLWHHLECFAQLRSELGWFASGEDMPGFQSLADDDQAKVKNAIPRRPVGLAE, from the exons ATGGATATTGAATTACCATATCTTGCCGAGTATGCAAGAACTGGACGAGCCACTTGTAAAGGATGTAAAAGTTCTATTTCTAAAGATACTCTTCGGATTGCTGTCATGGTTCAA TCTGCATTTCATGATGCCAAAGTTCCGAATTGGTTTCATAAAACCTGCTTTTTTAAAAATCAGCGACCCAGCTCAGTAGGAGACAtacaaaacattggaaatctCCGATTTGCCGATCAAAAGGAATTAACGGATCTTGTGG AAAATATACAAGAAGTTATAAGCGCACAATTCGGAAAAAAGCGACCCAAGGCTTTTGACTTAGCACTAAAAGACTATGGGATTGAATATGCAAAATCTAGTCGATCGACGTGTCGTGGATGTgaacaaaaaataagcaaGGATCTAGTTCGCTTACGTAAAACTGTTTATGATACTGAAGTTGGTATGAAGTACGGAGGCCAACCTTTGTGGCATCATTTGGAATGCTTCGCCCAATTGCGCTCTGAGCTTGGCTGGTTTGCGTCAGGTGAAGATATGCCAGGATTTCAGAGCTTAGCAGATGATGATCAagcaaaagttaaaaacgcCATACC CCGCCGTCCGGTAGGGCTCGCTGAGTAG